A portion of the Uloborus diversus isolate 005 unplaced genomic scaffold, Udiv.v.3.1 scaffold_14, whole genome shotgun sequence genome contains these proteins:
- the LOC129232877 gene encoding zinc finger protein 271-like: MHLRVHTDEKQYNCEHCSNSFHSASDLKKHLRTHTGENPYSCEHCSRVFSYASALKIHLKVHTGEKPYSCEYCSRAFSRASQLSSHLRTHTGEKPYSCVQCSKAFLCASNLKKHLKVHSGEKTYSCILCSKAFTHTSSLKKHLRIHTGEKPYSCEHCSKAFSRASYLWSHRRIHTGEKPYSCVKCSKAFSHASDLKKHLRVHTGEKPYSCEYCSKAFSSSSHLSSHLRTHTGEKPYSCVQCSKAFLCASNLKKHLKVHSGEKPYSCILCAKAFTDTSSLKKHLRIHTGEKPYSCVHCSKAFSRASELKKHLRVHTGEKPYSCEQCSKAFTHTSSLKKHLRIHTGEKPYSCEHCSKAFSRASYLWSHRRIHTGEKPYSCVKCSKAFSHASDLMKHLRVHTEEKPYSCEYCSKAFSSSSHLSSHLRTHTGEKPYSCI, encoded by the coding sequence ATGCATCTGAGAGTCCATACTGACGAAAAACAGTATAATTGTGAACATTGTTCTAACTCATTTCACAGCGCTTCCGATTTAAAGAAacacctgagaacccatactggagagaaTCCTTATTCCTGTGAGCATTGTTCAAGGGTATTTTCCTACGCTTCCGCATTAAAGATACATCTAAAagtacatactggagagaaaccgtattcctgtgaatattGCTCAAGGGCATTTTCTAGGGCTTCACAATTATCGAGTCatttgagaacccatactggcgagaaaccatatTCCTGTGTACAGTGCTCAAAAGCATTTCTCTGCGCTTCCAATTTGAAGAAACATTTGAAAGTACATAGTGGAGAGAAGACGTATTCCTGCATACTGTGCTCAAAGGCATTTACTCATACTTCCagtttaaagaaacatctgagaattcatactggagagaaaccatattcctgtgaacattgctcaaaggcattttctagGGCTTCATACTTGTGGAGTCATCGGAGAATTCACACTGGCGAGAAACCATATTCCTGTGTAaagtgctcaaaagcattttcccaCGCTTCcgatttaaagaaacatctgagagtacatactggagagaaaccgtattcctgtgaatattgctcaaaggcattttctagTTCTTCACACTTATCGAGTCatttgagaacccatactggcgagaaaccatatTCCTGTGTACAGTGCTCAAAAGCATTTCTCTGCGCTTCCAATTTGAAGAAACATTTGAAAGTACATAGTGGAGAGAAGCCGTATTCCTGCATACTATGCGCAAAGGCATTTACTGATACttccagtttaaaaaaacatCTGAGAAttcatactggagagaaaccatATTCCTGTGTACATTGCTCAAAAGCGTTTTCCCGTGCTTCCGAattaaagaaacatctgagagtacatactggagagaaaccgtattcctgtgaacaaTGCTCAAAGGCATTTACTCATACTTCCagtttaaagaaacatctgagaattcatactggagagaaaccatattcctgtgaacattgctcaaaggcattttctagGGCTTCATACTTGTGGAGTCATCGGAGAattcatactggcgagaaaccatattcctgtgtaaagtgctcaaaagcattttcccaCGCTTCCGATTTAATGAAACATCTGAGAGTACATACTgaagagaaaccgtattcctgtgaatattgctcaaaggcattttctagTTCTTCACACTTATCGAgtcatctgagaacccatactggcgagaaaccgtattcttgtATATAG